The DNA sequence GCTGAGAGCCTACGCGCTCGACTTTTTCAACGCCAATTTGAACGACATCGATCCCGCCAGCGCGACGCTCAACGTCACCTTGCCGAGCAACACCAGTGGCGGCGGCCTGCTGACCATGACCGCCCAACTTAATTACAAACCCTATTTCTACCCCGCCTTCGCCCAGTTCGTCGGCAAATCGGCGACCGATGCCAACCAGAGGCTCAGCTTCAACGTCACCTCGCAAGTCCGGCTGAAGAACACGCTGGAGGTTGCCTTGGTGCTCGACAATTCCGGATCGATGGTCACGCCCGGCACCGGCTCAGGACAAATGCGCATCGATCTGCTCAAAACAGCGGCCAAGCAACTGGTCGACACGCTTGCCCAGCAGGCCGCGATGATCAAGCAGGTCGACAGGCCGGTGCAATTCGGCCTCGTGCCCTTTGCCGCCTCCGTCAATGTCGGCCCCGGCAACGGCAACGCCTCGTGGATGGACACCGAGGGTCTGTCGCCGGTATCGAACGAGAATTTCGACTGGTCGACGCTGAACGGGGCCAACAAATACGCCCAGCAGACCAACGGCATCTGGTACAAGCGCGGCACCGGCTGGGGAACAGAGGAAGGCCAGATGCTGACCCGGTTTTCGCTTTATCGCGACATGAAGGTCGTCACCAACCACGAGCGTATCGTCAATAGCAAGCGCGTGGTCTGCGACGCATACAATTCGAACAACACCTGCAAAAGCAGCCACAACGAATATGACTATGTCGATTCCTACGGTCCGTTCGCCAGTTGGCAAGGCTGCGTCGAGGCACGGCCCTACCCTTACAATATCAACGACGCCACGCCGTCCGGTGGCTCGGCCAACACCGGCATCGGCGTCGGCGATCCGGCAACGATGTTCGTGCCGATGTTCGCGCCCGACGAACCCGGCAATCACTGGAAACTCACCCAGGACCCCGACGAGGCCGCACCGGTAACTTATGGAGCCATCAACAGCTGGTGGAACGACGATCCATCGAGCAGCAGCGGCCAATCGCGGCTGCGCAACATGGCCAAATATTTCCAGCCGCGGCCGATCGATGCGCCGGCGCTGCCTGCCGGCAACGGGCCGAATTACAGCTGCACCACCAACCCGATCACGCCGCTGACCGATGTCAGCGTCGCCGACGGGCTCACCTCGATCAAGTCGGCGATCGACCTGATGCAGCCGAATGGCGGCACCAATGTTCCCGAGGGCATGGCCTGGGGCTGGCGGGTGGTCTCGAGCGGAGAGCCGTTCACGCAAGGGCGCCCGGAAACCGAAAGAGGCAACGACAAGGTGGTGATCGTGCTGACCGACGGCGCCAACACCTATTATACGCCATCCTCGCTGGGCTATTCCGACCCCGCCAATTCGAAATCGACCTACGCCTCCTTCGGCTACCTCAACCCCGGCTACAACGGCACCTCGGTCGGACGCCTGTTCATGGGCACATCGAGCGCCATCGGTCAGTTCGACTATTCGAACGGCAACTACACCAATGCCCTCAACGAGCAGATAGCCACGCTCTGCAACAACGCCAAGGCAGCCAACATCATGGTAATGACGGTGGCGCTCGACCTGTCGACGACCAGGGCCAGCGACAAGCTGGCGATCGATGCGCTGAAATCCTGCTCGTCGAATTCACGCTTCCGCAAGGATGCGACCGATCCGAGCAAACCGGCGAAGCTGTTCTGGAATGCGACCGGCGCCAGCCTGGCAAACGATTTCAAGGAAATCGGCAACGAGCTGTCGAACCTGCGCGTGGTCGGCTAACCCGAGTTCGTTCCACTGGCGCAACGCCCGGCGCCGTCAAGCCCTTGCGGGCGCCTGCCGTGGCAGGCACAGATTGGCCGTTCGCATGGTCTCTCATCCATCGCGGCAGGCTGGGGAACGAACAATGCCCGATACCGCCAACCATCTCGCCTTCGCGCTGGTCTGCCTCGGCATGGTGCTGACGCCGGGTCCGAACATGATCTATCTGATCTCGCGCTCACTGTCGCAAGGGCCCAAGGCCGGACTGATCTCGCTTGGCGGCGTTGCTGTCGGATTCCTGTTCTACGTGCTGTCGGCCGCGTTCGGCATCACGGCGCTGCTGATCGCGGTGCCCTATGCCTATGATGTGCTGCGCTTTGCCGGCGTACTCTACCTCTTGTGGCTGGCCTGGCAGGCCGTAAAACCGGGCGGACGCTCGCCATTCCAGGTGCGCGACCTGCCGAAGGACCGGCCGCGCAAGCTGTTCGCCATGGGATTGATGACCAATCTGCTCAATCCCAAGGTGGCCGTTCTCTATCTGTCGCTGCTGCCGCAGTTCATCAGCCCCGGCAAGGGCCATGTCCTGTCGCAGCTTCTGGTGCTGGGCGCGACGCAGATATCGATCAGCCTCAGCGTCAACGCCGTCATCGCGCTGACGGCCGGCTCGATCGCCACCTTCCTCGCCGGACGCCCGCTGTGGCTGGTCATCCAGCGCTGGATGATGGGAACCGTGCTGACGGCGCTGGCGCTGAAGATGGCGACTGACGCGCAGCGCTGAAGCGTCACATCGGCCGGCGCGGCGGCCGGATCTGGGCCGGCTCGACCACCTTGCGGTAGAGATGCCAGGTCGCGTGGCCGAGGATCGGCATGACGACGGCGAGACCGGCAAACAGCGGGATCGAGCCGATCACCAGCAGCACCGCGACGATGAGGCCCCATAGCGCCATCTGCAGCGGATTTGCCATGACCGCGCGCGCCGAGGTCTCTATCGCCGAAACGGCGCCGACATCCCGATCGAGCAGAAGCGGAAAAGCAACGACCGTGGTCGCCAGCACAACCACCGCGAAGACCAGGCCGGCCGCGTTGCCGAGAAGGATCAGCCTCCAGCCCTTGCTGGTCGTCAGCACATCGCGCAGGAAGGCCCCGACCGAAGCCGGCGGCTCGCCGCCGAAAAGGCTGGTGTAGATCGACTGCGCCGTGAACAGCCACAACAGGAACAGCGCGAACAGCATGATTCCGATAACCGCTATCGAGGGCAGCGCCGATGAATGGCGAACATCGAGCGCATGCCGCCAGTTGGTGTTCATGCCGAGCTCGCGCCGGCGGCTGATCTCATAGAGTCCGATCGCGGCGAACGGCCCGACCAGGGCAAAGCCCGACATCAAGGGATAGACGAGCTGGATGGCATTGGAGCCGGACGT is a window from the Mesorhizobium australicum WSM2073 genome containing:
- a CDS encoding TadE/TadG family type IV pilus assembly protein, which codes for MFEIWRQFRRDRRGNYALMTAVAMVPLMGGLAIAVDFTEMNREKQMVMNALDAANFATARRLTEGATDDQLRAYALDFFNANLNDIDPASATLNVTLPSNTSGGGLLTMTAQLNYKPYFYPAFAQFVGKSATDANQRLSFNVTSQVRLKNTLEVALVLDNSGSMVTPGTGSGQMRIDLLKTAAKQLVDTLAQQAAMIKQVDRPVQFGLVPFAASVNVGPGNGNASWMDTEGLSPVSNENFDWSTLNGANKYAQQTNGIWYKRGTGWGTEEGQMLTRFSLYRDMKVVTNHERIVNSKRVVCDAYNSNNTCKSSHNEYDYVDSYGPFASWQGCVEARPYPYNINDATPSGGSANTGIGVGDPATMFVPMFAPDEPGNHWKLTQDPDEAAPVTYGAINSWWNDDPSSSSGQSRLRNMAKYFQPRPIDAPALPAGNGPNYSCTTNPITPLTDVSVADGLTSIKSAIDLMQPNGGTNVPEGMAWGWRVVSSGEPFTQGRPETERGNDKVVIVLTDGANTYYTPSSLGYSDPANSKSTYASFGYLNPGYNGTSVGRLFMGTSSAIGQFDYSNGNYTNALNEQIATLCNNAKAANIMVMTVALDLSTTRASDKLAIDALKSCSSNSRFRKDATDPSKPAKLFWNATGASLANDFKEIGNELSNLRVVG
- a CDS encoding LysE family translocator: MPDTANHLAFALVCLGMVLTPGPNMIYLISRSLSQGPKAGLISLGGVAVGFLFYVLSAAFGITALLIAVPYAYDVLRFAGVLYLLWLAWQAVKPGGRSPFQVRDLPKDRPRKLFAMGLMTNLLNPKVAVLYLSLLPQFISPGKGHVLSQLLVLGATQISISLSVNAVIALTAGSIATFLAGRPLWLVIQRWMMGTVLTALALKMATDAQR
- a CDS encoding DUF2189 domain-containing protein; translated protein: MAGFHVMADAYGMHVQPAVRRISTADLWDALRLGAEDFWAKPSHYVFLCLIYPVAGLILTQWTSGSNAIQLVYPLMSGFALVGPFAAIGLYEISRRRELGMNTNWRHALDVRHSSALPSIAVIGIMLFALFLLWLFTAQSIYTSLFGGEPPASVGAFLRDVLTTSKGWRLILLGNAAGLVFAVVVLATTVVAFPLLLDRDVGAVSAIETSARAVMANPLQMALWGLIVAVLLVIGSIPLFAGLAVVMPILGHATWHLYRKVVEPAQIRPPRRPM